A single Cnuibacter physcomitrellae DNA region contains:
- a CDS encoding AAA family ATPase has product MDATSRPRVVMMCGPGGAGKSTYAKRLEREGWTRLSFEVEFWQRGITGMPSAEAVTEVATELKARLLRLVGEGEDVVLDFGFWFRRQRDEYRALLAPHGIVPETVYIATSLETILSRIGARHGVGPDDWPLTVETATEYFARFEPPTPDEGPLEVIREV; this is encoded by the coding sequence ATGGATGCGACGAGCCGACCCCGGGTCGTGATGATGTGCGGGCCAGGGGGCGCCGGCAAGTCCACGTACGCAAAGCGCCTGGAGCGCGAGGGATGGACGCGACTGTCGTTCGAGGTGGAGTTCTGGCAGCGGGGCATCACGGGGATGCCCTCGGCCGAGGCGGTCACCGAGGTCGCGACGGAGCTGAAGGCGCGCCTGCTGCGGCTCGTCGGCGAGGGCGAGGATGTGGTGCTCGACTTCGGCTTCTGGTTCCGGCGACAGCGTGACGAGTATCGAGCGCTGCTGGCACCGCACGGGATCGTCCCCGAGACGGTCTACATCGCGACGAGCCTCGAGACCATCCTGAGCCGGATCGGCGCCCGCCATGGAGTGGGCCCCGATGACTGGCCTCTCACGGTGGAGACCGCAACCGAGTACTTCGCCCGCTTCGAGCCTCCCACCCCCGACGAGGGTCCCCTCGAGGTGATCCGTGAGGTCTGA
- a CDS encoding TetR/AcrR family transcriptional regulator: protein MAQRDAGATRARILSAAVTEFAAHGYAGGRIDRIANDAESNVRMIYAYFGNKSSLFDAALTEAIVRMASEVPPTPDDLPGWVGELYDFHRRRPETLRLCLWAQLERPEAASEPLETYLAKVESVRPQASPSLGAVDLLVIVYAIAQAWQLAPAGLLAADGGPDEDRMRAAAIESVTRILG, encoded by the coding sequence ATGGCGCAGCGGGATGCGGGGGCGACACGAGCCCGGATCCTCTCGGCCGCCGTCACGGAGTTCGCCGCCCACGGTTACGCCGGCGGCAGGATCGACCGCATCGCGAACGACGCCGAGTCGAACGTGCGGATGATCTACGCGTACTTCGGCAACAAGAGCAGCCTCTTCGACGCGGCGCTCACCGAGGCGATCGTCCGCATGGCGAGCGAGGTCCCTCCGACACCGGACGATCTGCCCGGTTGGGTGGGCGAGCTCTACGACTTCCACCGGCGTCGTCCGGAGACGCTCCGCCTCTGTCTCTGGGCGCAGCTGGAGCGCCCGGAGGCGGCCTCCGAGCCGCTCGAGACCTACCTGGCGAAGGTGGAGTCTGTCCGGCCGCAGGCGTCCCCCTCGCTGGGTGCCGTCGATCTCCTGGTCATCGTCTACGCCATCGCCCAGGCGTGGCAGCTCGCTCCCGCCGGCCTCCTGGCGGCGGACGGCGGCCCCGACGAGGACCGGATGCGCGCTGCCGCGATCGAGTCCGTCACCCGGATCCTCGGCTGA
- a CDS encoding nitroreductase/quinone reductase family protein: protein MDPRIEKALAITPSSSARERTIDITTTGARTGRQRRIEVWFYRVDGRIYLSSSPARRSWYANIVAHPDFVFHLKHGVRADLPALGTPVRDPAQRRAVFSSIIADLNQPWNPAGIPQPVEPLEAWMHGSPLIAVQFVAEASA from the coding sequence GTGGATCCCCGCATCGAGAAGGCCTTGGCCATCACCCCGTCGTCGAGTGCGCGGGAGCGCACGATCGACATCACCACGACCGGCGCCCGCACGGGGCGGCAGCGGCGCATCGAGGTCTGGTTCTACCGCGTCGACGGTCGCATCTACCTCTCCTCCTCGCCCGCGAGGAGGAGCTGGTACGCCAACATCGTCGCCCACCCCGACTTCGTGTTCCACCTCAAACACGGAGTGCGCGCCGACCTGCCCGCCCTCGGCACCCCCGTCCGCGACCCCGCCCAGCGCCGTGCCGTCTTCTCCTCGATCATCGCCGACCTCAACCAGCCCTGGAACCCGGCCGGCATCCCCCAGCCCGTCGAGCCGCTCGAGGCATGGATGCACGGCAGCCCGCTCATCGCGGTCCAGTTCGTCGCCGAGGCGTCGGCGTGA
- a CDS encoding SDR family NAD(P)-dependent oxidoreductase, translating into MSESIPRIAVVTGANRGLGLATARTLSGHGLHVVLTHRAASDETTTAVEEIRAAGSEALAMRLDLDDVGSFRRFAQDLQKNVRERWGRTTIDVLVNNAGIGLFGSLEDVTLDDFDAVIGTNLRGTFFLIQALAPHLADGGRIITVSSSLTRHVSPGTSLYTASKAALEAITRTLAMELGTRGIRANSIAPGPTATDFNGGAMRDDADLRDDLAGRTALGRVGQPDEIADAIAALASDEMRWVTAERIEVSGGSLL; encoded by the coding sequence GTGAGCGAGAGCATCCCCCGCATCGCCGTGGTGACGGGAGCGAACCGCGGACTCGGTCTTGCGACCGCCCGGACGCTCTCGGGTCACGGCCTGCATGTCGTCCTCACCCACCGGGCCGCGTCCGACGAGACGACGACCGCGGTCGAGGAGATCCGTGCCGCCGGCAGCGAGGCTCTCGCGATGCGGCTCGACCTCGACGACGTCGGCTCGTTCCGCCGCTTCGCCCAGGATCTGCAGAAGAACGTGCGCGAGCGCTGGGGCCGGACGACCATCGACGTCCTGGTGAACAACGCCGGGATCGGGCTCTTCGGGTCGCTCGAGGACGTCACGCTCGACGACTTCGACGCCGTCATCGGCACGAACCTCCGCGGCACGTTCTTCCTCATCCAGGCACTCGCGCCGCACCTGGCCGACGGGGGCCGGATCATCACGGTGTCCAGCTCCCTGACCCGCCACGTCAGTCCGGGCACGTCCCTCTATACGGCGTCGAAGGCCGCCCTCGAGGCGATCACCCGCACTCTGGCCATGGAGCTGGGCACCCGGGGCATCCGCGCGAACAGCATCGCGCCAGGACCGACGGCCACCGACTTCAACGGCGGCGCGATGCGCGACGACGCCGACCTGAGGGACGACCTCGCCGGTCGGACGGCGCTGGGCCGCGTCGGGCAGCCCGACGAGATCGCCGACGCGATCGCCGCCCTCGCCTCAGACGAGATGCGGTGGGTCACCGCTGAACGGATCGAGGTCTCCGGCGGGAGCCTGCTCTAG
- a CDS encoding MarR family winged helix-turn-helix transcriptional regulator, with translation MVTERTDGSHYWYGQTDQERGRRVLEAMRAYRAADSAMRRRTQEAMGMGENDLLAMRYLLRSQQQGKDVAPKELAQYLGISSASVTALLDRLERSGHLRREPSPFDRRGLIVVPTVSSDEEVRKTLGDMHERMIAVASELDPDTALAVVDFLDRLRESVDTIYAPDGAPEHADRDR, from the coding sequence ATGGTGACGGAGCGAACCGACGGATCGCACTACTGGTACGGGCAGACCGACCAGGAGCGCGGTCGACGTGTGCTCGAAGCCATGCGTGCCTATCGCGCCGCCGACTCCGCCATGCGCCGTCGCACGCAGGAGGCGATGGGCATGGGCGAGAACGACCTCCTCGCGATGCGCTACCTCCTCCGGTCGCAGCAGCAGGGGAAGGACGTCGCCCCCAAGGAGCTGGCCCAGTACCTCGGCATCTCCTCGGCGTCGGTCACCGCCCTGCTCGATCGGCTCGAGCGCAGCGGACACCTGCGTCGCGAGCCGAGCCCCTTCGACCGCCGCGGACTCATCGTGGTGCCCACGGTCTCCAGCGATGAAGAGGTGCGGAAGACCCTCGGCGACATGCACGAGCGCATGATCGCCGTCGCCAGCGAGCTCGACCCCGACACCGCGCTCGCGGTGGTCGATTTCCTCGACCGCCTCCGCGAGTCGGTCGACACCATCTACGCCCCCGACGGCGCTCCCGAGCACGCCGATCGCGACCGCTGA
- a CDS encoding DUF7882 family protein, translated as MGALLYGSSQDSIPLDDRTLAHLQLVILGRLRRGESCGLTYTREDGGSSTRETIWINPAIPMRFVYDSLDRGGPLNRAWVEALAATAAQGDLHPVPEPDGVPATAVLSGAAKRTLRR; from the coding sequence ATGGGAGCTCTGCTGTACGGATCGAGCCAGGACTCCATCCCTCTCGACGACAGGACTCTCGCCCACCTGCAGCTCGTCATCCTCGGTCGACTCCGTCGGGGCGAGTCCTGCGGGCTGACCTACACCCGCGAGGACGGCGGCTCCTCCACACGGGAGACCATCTGGATCAACCCGGCGATCCCGATGCGCTTCGTCTACGACAGCCTCGACCGCGGCGGCCCCCTCAACCGGGCGTGGGTCGAGGCGCTCGCCGCGACGGCCGCCCAGGGCGATCTCCACCCCGTGCCCGAGCCCGACGGCGTGCCCGCCACCGCCGTGCTGTCCGGCGCGGCGAAGCGCACCCTTCGTCGCTGA
- a CDS encoding mycofactocin-coupled SDR family oxidoreductase: MGKLDGKVAFITGAARGQGRSHAVRLAQEGADIIAVDICEQIPTVEYEMARESDLEETVRQVEALDRRIHAQKADVRDLAQLQEAVSAGEAALGPIDIILANAGIAPLGLDGDPVAPFRDVVDVNLTGVYNTVIAAVPSMIEKKAGAIVLTSSTQGLKGVGGNGSAGTTGYTAAKHGVVGLMRSFTHWLGPLGIRVNSVHPTGVATPMIQNPVIEKLFADFEGSMDAVTNIIPVPWVEPVDISNAIAFLVSDDARYITGVTLPVDAGFSAR; encoded by the coding sequence ATGGGCAAGCTCGACGGCAAGGTGGCGTTCATCACGGGGGCGGCACGCGGACAGGGACGCAGTCACGCGGTGAGGCTCGCGCAGGAGGGGGCCGACATCATCGCGGTCGACATCTGCGAGCAGATCCCCACGGTCGAGTACGAGATGGCTCGTGAGAGCGATCTCGAGGAGACCGTGCGACAGGTGGAGGCGCTGGACCGGCGCATCCACGCCCAGAAGGCGGACGTGCGCGACCTCGCCCAGCTGCAGGAGGCGGTGTCGGCCGGCGAGGCCGCCCTCGGGCCGATCGACATCATCCTCGCCAACGCCGGCATCGCTCCGCTCGGGCTCGACGGCGATCCGGTCGCTCCCTTCCGCGACGTGGTCGACGTGAACCTGACGGGCGTCTACAACACCGTGATCGCGGCGGTGCCGTCGATGATCGAGAAGAAGGCCGGCGCCATCGTGCTCACGTCGTCGACGCAGGGCCTGAAGGGTGTGGGCGGCAACGGATCCGCCGGCACCACGGGGTACACGGCCGCCAAGCACGGCGTGGTGGGCCTCATGCGCTCCTTCACGCACTGGCTGGGGCCCCTGGGGATCCGCGTCAACTCCGTGCATCCGACCGGTGTCGCGACGCCGATGATCCAGAACCCGGTGATCGAGAAGCTCTTCGCCGACTTCGAGGGGAGCATGGACGCGGTGACCAACATCATCCCCGTGCCCTGGGTGGAGCCCGTCGACATCTCGAACGCGATCGCGTTCCTGGTCAGCGACGACGCCCGGTACATCACCGGGGTGACCCTGCCGGTGGATGCGGGGTTCAGCGCACGCTGA
- a CDS encoding NAD-dependent epimerase/dehydratase family protein yields the protein MKLVIGAGLIGTRVARRLAAQGEDVVVATRSGTAVPVEGGAGAIRSVRADAADAEALIRAASGVTTIVLASNPAQYHRWPELWPPVFDATLAAATRSGADLVVMGNLYAYGEGARMPMAEHDPLLTTEQKGLVRKAGWERILEAHRRGDLRAVEVRASDYFGPGSGATAQLGERFFGPLLAGRRPRVVGDPRMPHSWAYLDDIADTVVAASTYAGEWGRAWHVPSAEPLSRVEIAARVAAFTGRDVGVASWSPTTLRALGLVSPFLRAVVDSSYQFTAPFVVDARETERELGVSATPWDVALPATLASLAPSLPAPVTR from the coding sequence ATGAAGCTCGTCATCGGAGCCGGTCTCATCGGCACCCGCGTCGCCCGCCGGCTCGCCGCGCAGGGTGAGGACGTCGTCGTCGCCACCCGTTCCGGCACCGCCGTCCCGGTCGAAGGCGGTGCGGGCGCGATCCGCTCGGTGCGGGCCGATGCCGCGGATGCGGAAGCCCTCATCCGCGCGGCCTCGGGCGTCACCACGATCGTCCTCGCCTCGAACCCGGCGCAGTACCACCGCTGGCCGGAGCTCTGGCCGCCGGTCTTCGATGCCACGCTCGCCGCGGCGACCCGCTCCGGTGCGGACCTCGTCGTCATGGGCAACCTCTACGCCTACGGCGAGGGCGCTCGGATGCCGATGGCCGAGCACGACCCGCTCCTCACCACCGAGCAGAAGGGGCTGGTGAGGAAGGCGGGGTGGGAGCGCATCCTCGAGGCGCACCGGCGCGGCGACCTCCGCGCGGTCGAGGTGCGGGCGAGCGACTACTTCGGCCCCGGCAGCGGCGCGACCGCGCAGCTGGGCGAGCGCTTCTTCGGACCGCTCCTGGCGGGACGGCGCCCACGTGTGGTGGGCGACCCGCGGATGCCGCACAGCTGGGCCTACCTCGACGACATCGCCGACACCGTGGTCGCCGCCTCGACCTACGCGGGGGAGTGGGGGCGGGCGTGGCACGTGCCGAGCGCCGAGCCGCTCAGCCGGGTGGAGATCGCCGCCCGCGTCGCCGCTTTCACCGGCCGGGACGTGGGGGTTGCCTCGTGGTCGCCGACGACGCTCCGGGCGCTCGGTCTCGTCTCCCCGTTCCTCCGCGCGGTCGTCGACTCCTCGTACCAGTTCACGGCCCCGTTTGTCGTCGACGCCCGCGAGACGGAGCGCGAGCTCGGCGTCAGCGCGACCCCGTGGGACGTGGCGCTCCCCGCCACCCTCGCCTCCCTCGCCCCGTCCCTCCCCGCCCCCGTCACGCGCTGA
- a CDS encoding TetR/AcrR family transcriptional regulator produces the protein MVDTASAEAPLGPRARARVETLDRIRTIALRQLGEVGAAGLSLRAIARELGVVSSAVYRYCPSRDALLTMLIIDAYTDLGTSVETAEAEVPRDDLRGRLRSVVLTVRAWALANPQRYSLIYGTPVPGYAAPPDTIAPASMVGLVLTRLLVDVIAAGYGPPATAGSAAAAHAMEGVAAALGAPELAEQLVVGVDMWLHLFGAVSFELGGQFVNVVSDAPAYYEFLIDEFATQMRVP, from the coding sequence ATGGTCGACACCGCATCCGCCGAGGCGCCGCTGGGGCCTCGGGCCAGGGCGCGCGTCGAGACGCTCGACCGCATCCGCACCATCGCCCTGCGCCAGCTCGGCGAGGTGGGCGCGGCCGGCCTGTCGCTGCGGGCGATCGCGCGCGAGCTCGGGGTGGTCTCGTCGGCGGTGTACCGCTACTGCCCCAGCCGCGACGCGCTGCTCACGATGCTCATCATCGACGCCTACACCGACCTCGGCACCAGCGTCGAGACCGCCGAGGCCGAGGTGCCCCGCGACGACCTGCGCGGCCGACTCCGCTCGGTGGTGCTCACCGTGCGCGCCTGGGCCCTGGCGAACCCCCAGCGCTACTCGCTCATCTACGGCACCCCGGTGCCCGGATACGCCGCCCCGCCCGACACCATCGCCCCCGCGAGCATGGTCGGTCTCGTGCTCACCCGGCTCCTGGTCGATGTGATCGCGGCCGGATACGGCCCTCCGGCCACCGCGGGCTCGGCGGCGGCCGCCCACGCGATGGAGGGCGTGGCGGCGGCGCTCGGCGCGCCCGAGCTGGCGGAGCAGCTCGTGGTCGGCGTCGACATGTGGCTGCACCTCTTCGGCGCGGTGTCGTTCGAGCTCGGCGGTCAGTTCGTCAACGTGGTCTCCGACGCCCCGGCGTACTACGAGTTCCTCATCGACGAGTTCGCGACCCAGATGCGCGTGCCCTGA
- a CDS encoding BtrH N-terminal domain-containing protein, with amino-acid sequence MTDETVPGGAVVVEGVPLEGGVHCETTTAGVLLGHAGLSLSEPLLFGLAGGLSFVYWDSKRQDVPFLGGRVKPFLLTQNLAARLGVTLRVQETASARKAWDEVRASIDEGVPVGLQLDSHDLEYFSSRVHFAGHIVALYGYDAAEAYLVDTAQQGGAVRTSLDSLARARAARGPMSARHRMFSIDLGDRDEVGDRVASAIVPAIADCAAEFLDPPIANVGHRGIRTAARRAPTWLDRVADPGRDLPRMSMMMERAGTGGALFRNLYRDFLTECLDRLEKPALADAVERGRDLVARSAELWATTAHLIDRAGTTLAREDLAEAAATLDRIADVETEAMTVLSTLRRA; translated from the coding sequence ATGACTGACGAGACCGTGCCGGGAGGTGCTGTCGTGGTGGAGGGCGTGCCCCTCGAGGGTGGCGTGCACTGCGAGACGACGACCGCGGGCGTGCTGCTCGGGCATGCGGGGCTGAGCCTGTCGGAACCCCTGCTGTTCGGTCTGGCCGGGGGCCTCTCCTTCGTCTACTGGGACTCGAAGCGTCAGGATGTGCCGTTCCTCGGTGGACGGGTGAAGCCGTTCCTGCTCACGCAGAACCTGGCCGCGCGGCTCGGGGTGACGCTCCGCGTGCAGGAGACCGCCTCGGCCCGGAAGGCGTGGGATGAGGTGCGCGCGTCGATCGACGAGGGCGTCCCGGTCGGTCTGCAGCTCGACAGCCACGACCTGGAGTACTTCTCCTCCCGCGTGCACTTCGCCGGTCACATCGTCGCCCTGTACGGCTACGACGCGGCTGAGGCGTACCTGGTCGACACCGCCCAGCAGGGCGGCGCCGTCCGGACCAGCCTCGACAGCCTCGCGAGAGCGCGCGCCGCCCGCGGGCCGATGTCGGCCCGTCATCGGATGTTCTCGATCGATCTCGGCGATCGGGATGAGGTCGGCGACCGCGTCGCGTCGGCCATCGTCCCGGCCATCGCCGACTGTGCGGCCGAGTTCCTCGACCCGCCCATCGCGAACGTGGGCCACCGGGGCATCCGCACGGCGGCGCGGCGGGCGCCGACCTGGCTCGATCGGGTGGCGGATCCGGGCCGGGACCTGCCGAGGATGTCGATGATGATGGAGCGCGCCGGGACCGGCGGCGCGCTGTTCCGCAACCTCTATCGGGACTTCCTGACCGAGTGCCTCGACCGGCTGGAGAAGCCTGCGCTCGCCGACGCCGTCGAGCGCGGCCGCGATCTCGTCGCCCGATCCGCCGAGCTCTGGGCGACGACCGCGCACCTCATCGACCGCGCCGGTACGACCCTGGCTCGGGAGGATCTCGCCGAGGCGGCGGCCACCCTCGACCGCATCGCCGACGTCGAGACCGAGGCGATGACCGTCCTGAGCACGCTGCGCCGCGCCTGA
- a CDS encoding MFS transporter, which produces MTRIGASEPSAVPPPWRGFERGEREYRRIVVALFAAGFATFVQVFDAQAVLPSVRADFGVSTAQSALMVSATTIGLALSVLPWSWLADRIGRTTAMRLSLTVATALSLLVPAMPGYEEVLALRLLVGVALGAVPALAVAYLAEELHVSWVAVAAATYVSGNTIGGIVGRLVAGPLSETVGWRLGTLAVALIGVIAAVAFWVLVPPARGFSRQAAGAHPFVRRVLTQLGDPVMVTLYVLGFAIMGTFAAVYNYLGFHLIGPPFGVPEVLVSLLFVAYLAGTAASRMAGALVRRVGPLVPVLGGFGVMLAGLGLLAVPVLWVEIVGLVVFTVGTFTAHPVASGLSGQLARIGRAQSTALYQLAWLAGTAFFGWAIGLVFDADGWGIVLLVLAGVCVVSAPLAAVGLGVLLRRRSPVGGGEGSRDD; this is translated from the coding sequence GTGACGCGGATCGGAGCCTCGGAGCCGTCCGCCGTGCCTCCGCCATGGCGAGGGTTCGAGCGAGGGGAGCGGGAGTACCGGCGCATCGTCGTGGCCCTGTTCGCCGCCGGATTCGCCACCTTCGTGCAGGTCTTCGACGCGCAGGCGGTGCTGCCGAGCGTGCGCGCCGACTTCGGGGTCTCGACCGCGCAGTCGGCGCTGATGGTGTCGGCGACCACGATCGGGCTGGCGCTCTCGGTGCTCCCGTGGTCGTGGCTCGCCGACCGCATCGGCCGCACCACCGCGATGCGACTGTCGCTGACCGTCGCGACGGCGCTGTCGCTGCTCGTGCCCGCCATGCCGGGCTACGAGGAGGTGCTCGCCCTGCGGCTGCTCGTGGGTGTGGCGCTCGGCGCGGTGCCGGCGCTCGCCGTCGCCTACCTCGCCGAGGAGCTCCACGTCTCCTGGGTCGCGGTGGCGGCCGCGACCTACGTGTCGGGCAACACGATCGGCGGCATCGTGGGCAGGCTGGTGGCCGGCCCGCTCTCCGAGACGGTGGGCTGGCGACTCGGCACGCTCGCCGTCGCCCTCATCGGGGTGATCGCCGCGGTCGCGTTCTGGGTCCTCGTGCCGCCCGCGCGCGGCTTCTCGCGGCAGGCGGCGGGCGCGCATCCATTCGTCAGGCGTGTGCTGACCCAGCTCGGGGATCCGGTGATGGTCACCCTGTACGTGCTCGGCTTCGCCATCATGGGCACGTTCGCGGCGGTCTACAACTACCTCGGGTTCCACCTCATCGGCCCGCCGTTCGGCGTGCCGGAGGTGCTCGTCAGCCTCCTCTTCGTCGCCTACCTCGCGGGGACGGCGGCGAGCCGGATGGCGGGCGCGCTCGTGCGCCGGGTCGGGCCGCTCGTGCCCGTGCTCGGCGGATTCGGGGTCATGCTGGCCGGGCTCGGTCTGCTGGCGGTGCCGGTGCTCTGGGTGGAGATCGTCGGGCTCGTGGTGTTCACGGTGGGGACCTTCACGGCGCATCCCGTGGCCTCGGGGCTCAGCGGGCAGCTCGCGCGCATCGGCCGGGCTCAGAGCACCGCGCTCTACCAGCTGGCGTGGCTGGCGGGCACCGCCTTCTTCGGCTGGGCGATCGGCCTCGTCTTCGACGCCGACGGATGGGGGATCGTGCTGCTCGTGCTCGCCGGCGTCTGCGTCGTCTCGGCGCCCCTGGCCGCCGTCGGGCTCGGGGTGCTGCTCCGTCGCCGCTCGCCCGTCGGCGGAGGGGAGGGGTCCCGCGATGACTGA
- a CDS encoding putative protein N(5)-glutamine methyltransferase, whose protein sequence is MDERRVDEVASRLRAAGCVFAEDEAALLLDAATVAAGEEMERARLDEPALERMVAERVAGRPLEAILGWAEFAGLRVLVDDGVFVPRRRTEVLARAAARGLRDGGVIVDLCCGTGAVGAALAESARRDGLAVTLVASDLDPAAVANARRNLESLGATVVEGDLFGALPAELRGGIDVLAVNAPYVPTAGISTMPPEARDHEPLLALDGGSDGLDVHRRVAAGVAEWLAPGGLVAIETSESQAEGTAALLAAAGLEVSVVHDDDLDGTAVLGRRVGSVAAATAGPTPRGTGPR, encoded by the coding sequence ATGGATGAGCGACGTGTCGACGAGGTGGCCTCCCGCCTCCGTGCCGCCGGATGCGTCTTCGCCGAGGACGAGGCGGCGCTCCTCCTCGATGCCGCGACGGTCGCTGCCGGCGAGGAGATGGAGAGAGCGCGCCTCGACGAGCCGGCACTCGAGCGGATGGTCGCGGAGCGCGTCGCGGGCAGGCCGCTCGAGGCGATCCTGGGCTGGGCGGAGTTCGCCGGCCTCAGGGTGCTCGTCGACGACGGCGTCTTCGTGCCCCGCCGCCGGACCGAGGTGCTCGCCCGAGCGGCCGCGCGAGGGCTCCGCGACGGGGGCGTCATCGTCGACCTGTGCTGCGGCACGGGGGCCGTGGGGGCCGCGCTCGCGGAGTCCGCTCGGCGTGACGGCCTGGCGGTGACCCTCGTCGCCTCCGATCTCGATCCCGCCGCGGTCGCGAACGCCCGCCGCAACCTCGAGTCCCTGGGGGCCACCGTCGTCGAGGGCGACCTCTTCGGGGCGCTGCCCGCGGAGCTGCGGGGAGGGATCGACGTGCTCGCGGTGAACGCACCGTACGTGCCCACCGCGGGCATCTCCACCATGCCGCCGGAGGCGCGCGACCACGAGCCGCTGCTCGCTCTCGACGGCGGATCCGATGGGCTCGACGTCCACCGGCGGGTGGCCGCCGGGGTCGCCGAGTGGCTCGCTCCGGGCGGACTCGTCGCGATCGAGACCAGCGAGTCGCAGGCCGAGGGGACCGCCGCCCTGCTCGCCGCCGCCGGCCTCGAGGTCTCCGTCGTCCACGACGACGACCTCGACGGCACCGCCGTCCTCGGGCGTCGGGTCGGCTCCGTCGCGGCGGCCACCGCCGGTCCCACCCCACGGGGAACGGGGCCCCGGTGA
- a CDS encoding MerR family transcriptional regulator: MSDDAAEAQLTVGEAAARLGVTVRTLHHWDEVGLAGPSSRSATGYRLYTSADLERLRRIVVYRELGLGLDAIRALLDDPDSDVVASLRAQRADLRARVERLTALDGDLALMIDAHERGPLLDPAQQTALFGSEWDPRWPAQARRRYGATTQWQQFAERSARRDAAEWEVIAQSTRELDHELAAAMRSGVAPGSPEAQALVERHREVFSAYFPITRSMQVCLARRYEADPAFAAHYARLEPGLASWFRLLVDASARAHGIDPETATWE, translated from the coding sequence ATGTCCGATGACGCCGCCGAGGCCCAGCTCACCGTCGGCGAGGCGGCGGCTCGGCTCGGCGTCACGGTGCGGACCCTCCACCACTGGGACGAGGTCGGCCTGGCCGGCCCGTCGTCGCGGTCGGCGACCGGGTACCGGCTCTACACCTCCGCCGACCTGGAGCGCCTGCGTCGCATCGTCGTCTACCGCGAGCTCGGACTCGGGCTCGACGCGATCCGTGCGCTGCTCGACGATCCGGACTCCGACGTGGTGGCCTCCCTGCGGGCGCAGCGCGCCGACCTCAGGGCGAGGGTCGAGCGCCTCACCGCGCTCGACGGCGACCTCGCCCTCATGATCGACGCCCACGAGCGCGGCCCGCTGCTCGACCCCGCCCAGCAGACTGCGCTCTTCGGCAGCGAGTGGGACCCGCGCTGGCCCGCGCAGGCGCGCCGCCGGTACGGCGCGACGACCCAGTGGCAGCAGTTCGCCGAGCGCTCGGCGCGACGGGACGCCGCCGAGTGGGAGGTGATCGCGCAGAGCACCCGGGAGCTCGACCACGAGCTCGCCGCGGCGATGCGCTCGGGCGTCGCGCCCGGCAGCCCCGAGGCGCAGGCCCTCGTCGAGCGTCATCGCGAGGTGTTCTCCGCGTACTTCCCGATCACACGCTCGATGCAGGTGTGCCTCGCCCGGCGCTACGAGGCGGATCCCGCGTTCGCGGCGCACTACGCCCGACTCGAGCCGGGACTCGCCTCCTGGTTCCGTCTCCTCGTCGACGCCTCCGCTCGCGCCCACGGGATCGATCCCGAGACGGCCACCTGGGAGTGA
- a CDS encoding glycosyltransferase yields MTDYYDAFEVSPVPVPGPDVVAPELFRGIYGMPSFVTAPSADLEASIGFWTGGLGFFVLFSVPGRLVHLRRWMFQDVLLVPADPTSAAPAPSAAATSTVSFAGLLGQIDELAEACRTIDADSVVAVRDTPWNTRDLEVRTPEGLRVVVTAAKPFDPAGEAAAGLAAIGITPPGEGGRTRGRRENREHVR; encoded by the coding sequence ATGACCGACTACTACGACGCCTTCGAGGTGAGCCCCGTCCCCGTTCCCGGACCCGACGTGGTCGCCCCCGAGCTGTTCCGCGGCATCTACGGGATGCCCTCCTTCGTCACCGCCCCGTCCGCCGACCTCGAGGCGTCGATCGGGTTCTGGACCGGCGGCCTCGGCTTCTTCGTGCTCTTCAGCGTGCCCGGCCGCCTCGTGCACCTGCGCCGATGGATGTTCCAGGACGTGCTCCTCGTCCCGGCCGACCCGACGTCGGCGGCCCCTGCCCCCTCCGCAGCGGCCACCTCCACGGTCAGCTTCGCGGGCCTGCTCGGCCAGATCGACGAGCTGGCGGAGGCGTGCCGAACGATCGACGCCGACTCCGTCGTCGCCGTGCGCGACACCCCCTGGAACACGCGCGACCTCGAGGTGAGGACGCCGGAGGGGCTGCGTGTGGTCGTCACCGCCGCGAAGCCGTTCGATCCCGCAGGGGAGGCGGCGGCGGGCCTGGCGGCCATCGGCATCACCCCGCCGGGCGAGGGTGGGAGGACGCGCGGCCGGCGTGAGAATAGAGAGCATGTCCGATGA